In a single window of the Alosa sapidissima isolate fAloSap1 chromosome 18, fAloSap1.pri, whole genome shotgun sequence genome:
- the sf3b2 gene encoding splicing factor 3B subunit 2, with amino-acid sequence MASDGPPGTDANPSDLGGAVASLNTWSIPELQAKLAEIGAPIMGPRDDLIDRLKGYMMQTGMILSKPNIQGGDDKPMTQMPGLPPMPPIPPMPLPPGMLQAMSMMGGPPPPGMHMGLEPPGMGQPQRGPMGESRVMEEQMKEQELLEQQKRAAVLLEQERQQEMVVRQQGPPGVRMPDSTPRATLIPMSSLPPMRAMNSGPPPPGVSMMSQSNQKQRMPPPPGEDGRESWQGEEVGIGPKIPQALEKILQLKDMRQEQLSTAPPAEDESEGLDAELNNSSLALSETEDDDSALSKKEKNRRRRNRKKKKKKRDQEPQKESEDAKKGEKEKEKEKEKENEPEVEIEYITEEPEIYDPNFIFFKRIFEAFKLTDDVKKEKEKEPEKAEKPEATTIRKKGFEEERKDSDDSDDEIKTDVPKMSKKKLRRMNRLTVAELKQLVARPDVVEMHDVTAQEPKLLVHLKATRNTVPVPRHWCFKRKYLQGKRGIEKPPFELPEFIKRTGIQEMREALQEKEDAKTMKTKMREKVRPKMGKIDIDYQKLHDAFFKWQIKPKLTIHGDLYYEGKEFETRLKEKKPGDLSDELRIALGMPTGPNSHKVPPPWLIAMQRYGPPPSYPNLKIPGLNAPIPDSCSFGYHAGGWGKPPVDETGKPLYGDVFGTNAVDFQAKAEEEEVDRTPWGELEPSDEESSEEEEEEESDEDKPDETGFFTPADSGLITPGGFSSVPAGMETPELIELRKKKIEEAMDGNETPQLFTVLPERRTASVGAAMMASTHIYDVSGAMAGRKAGGASDSQGVEVALAPEELELDPMAMTQKYEEHVREQQAQVEKEDFSDMVAEHAAKQKQKKRKAQPQDTRGGAKKYKEFKF; translated from the exons ATGGCTAGCGACGGACCACCAGGAACCGACGCCAACCCGTCCGACCTGGGTGGTGCTGTGGCGTCTCTGAACACATGGAGTATCCCCGAGCTGCAGGCTAAACTGGCGGAGATCGGTGCGCCAATAATGG GACCGAGAGATGATCTAATTGACAGACTGAAAGGGTACATGATGcag acGGGTATGATTTTGAGCAAACCCAACATCCAAGGTGGAGATGACAAGCCAATGACACAG ATGCCGGGCCTCCCGCCCATGCCCCCGATACCCCCCATGCCCTTGCCCCCTGGCATGCTGCAGGCCATGAGCATGATGGGAGGACCCCCTCCCCCTGGCATGCACATGGGGCTGGAGCCGCCTGGCATGGGCCAGCCACAGCGCGgacccatg GGTGAATCTCGGGTCATGGAGGAGCAGATGAAGGAGCAAGAGCTTCTGGAGCAGCAGAAGAGG gctgcgGTGCTGTTGGAGCAGGAGCGTCAGCAGGAGATGGTCGTGAGGCAGCAGGGCCCCCCCGGCGTGAGGATGCCGGACTCCACCCCCCGCGCCACTCTGATCCCCATGTCCAGCCTGCCCCCCATGAGAG CCATGAACAGTGGGCCACCCCCTCCTGGTGTGTCCATGATGTCCCAGTCCAACCAGAAGCAGCGGATGCCCCCACCACCCGGAGAAGATGGCAGAGAG TCTTGGCAGGGTGAAGAGGTGGGCATTGGACCTAAGATTCCTCAGGCACTGGAGAAGATCCTGCAGCTAAAGGATATGAGACAGGAGCAGCTCAGCACTGCCCCCCCAG CGGAAGACGAAAGTGAGGGTCTAGACGCCGAGCTGAACAACTCCTCCCTTGCTCTGTCTGAGACAGAGGATGATGACTCGGCTCTCTCCAAAAAAGAG AAGAACCGCCGTCGCCGGaacaggaagaagaagaagaagaagcgtGACCAGGAGCCGCAGAAGGAGTCTGAGGACGCcaagaagggagagaaagagaaagagaaagagaaagagaaggagaacgaGCCGGAGGTGGAGATCGAATACATCACTGAGGAGCCGGAGATCTACGACCCCAATTTCATCTTCTTCAAGAGGATCTTTGAAGCCTTCAAG CTGACGGACGAcgtgaagaaagagaaggagaaggagccgGAGAAGGCGGAGAAGCCTGAGGCCACCACCATCAGGAAGAAGGGCttcgaggaggagaggaaggacagTGACGACAGTGATGAC GAAATTAAGACGGACGTTCCGAAGATGTCCAAGAAGAAGCTGCGCCGCATGAACAGATTGACTGTAGCTGAACTCAAACAG CTGGTGGCGCGCCCGGACGTGGTGGAGATGCATGACGTGACTGCGCAGGAGCCCAAGCTGCTGGTGCACCTGAAGGCCACGCGCAACACGGTGCCCGTACCGCGCCACTGGTGCTTCAAGCGCAAGTACCTGCAGGGCAAGAGGGGTATCGAGAAGCCGCCCTTCGAGCTGCCCGAGTTCATCAAGCGCACCGGTATCCAGGAGATGAGGGAGGCCCTGCAggagaag GAAGACGCCAAGACCATGAAGACAAAGATGCGTGAGAAGGTTCGTCCTAAGATGGGCAAGATCGACATTGACTACCAGAAGCTCCACGACGCCTTCTTTAAATGGCAGATCAAGCCCAAACTGACCATCCATGGAGATCTGTACTATGAG gggaaAGAGTTTGAGACTCGTCTGAAGGAGAAGAAGCCCGGTGATCTGTCTGATGAGCTGCGTATCGCCCTGGGCATGCCCACTGGACCT aacTCTCACAAGGTTCCCCCTCCGTGGTTGATCGCCATGCAGAGGTACGGGCCGCCTCCCTCCTACCCCAACCTGAAGATCCCTGGACTCAACGCCCCCATTCCTGAC AGCTGTTCGTTCGGTTACCATGCGGGTGGCTGGGGCAAGCCTCCTGTGGATGAGACGGGGAAGCCGCTCTACGGAGACGTGTTCGGGACCAACGCTGTAGACTtccag gccaaggcagaggaggaggaggtggacagGACCCCATGGGGAGAGCTGGAGCCATCAGATGAAGAGTcatctgaggaagaggaggaggaggagagcgatGAGGACAAGCCCGACGAGACAGGCTTCTTCACACCTGccgacag TGGTCTGATCACTCCTGGAGGCTTCTCGTCTGTTCCTGCCGGCATGGAGACGCCTGAGCTCATCGAGCTGAGAAAGAAGAAGATCGAGGAGGCCATGGACGG AAACGAGACTCCTCAGCTCTTCACTGTACTACCAGAGAGGAGGACCGCGTCTGTGGGCGCCGCCATGATGGCTTCAACACACATCTACGACGTCTCTGgg GCGATGGCGGGCCGTAAGGCGGGCGGTGCGTCGGACAGTCAGGGCGTGGAGGTGGCGCTGGCACcggaggagctggagctggaccCCATGGCCATGACGCAGAAGTACGAGGAGCACGTGCGCGAGCAGCAGGCCCAGGTGGAGAAGGAGGACTTCAGCGACATGGTGGCCGAGCACGCCGCCAAACAGAAG CAAAAGAAGAGGAAGGCCCAGCCACAGGACACGCGTGGCGGAGCGAAGAAGTACAAGGAGTTCAAGTTTTAA